Below is a window of Sulfitobacter sp. SK012 DNA.
GGGTATCACCCTGCATTTTATGGCCCGCTCACCCGTGAAGATCTTGATGCGATAAGTTCAACCCAACCGATACTGGTCTGGGCACGGTCGTGCCATGAGATGATACTCAACAGTGCCGCATTGGCAGCTGGCGGTGTCACGTCGGAAGTCGTCGATGGATTTTCAGCTACTGCACAGCAACAATCCGAATTTTTGGAGGGGCGGTTCTGGGAGCAAGGGTTGTTCGCGGTTCTACCGATGATCGCATCGCTTGTTGCGACACCAGAACGGTTGCAATCAGGTCTGGAACTGACCCGCGATTACATGCACGCCAAAGGCATCACGATCGGAAACGAACCGGGCGGCATTCTGGCTAAGCCGGTTCAGGACGGCATCAATGCGGTTATGTCCAGCCCGGACATGCCTTTCCGCTGGTCCTTCATGCCGGACGCCAAAACCTTGGTCGATACCTACCCCGACGATGCGCAGGTGATTGCAGAGACCGAAAAGCTGGAAAGCTGGTATGGGGGCATGACCAGCCTTGCACCAAAGCAAGCGAAGCTGTTTGCCGATGGAGCCATCTATTCGTTGCTCATGCAGGTTCGCGATCCATATCTGGATGGCCACACAGGCGAATGGATGATGGACAAGGATCTGTTTGAAAGAGCATTCCGAATTTATTGGGACGCAGGTTACCAAATTCATGTGCACGTCAACGGAGACGCTGGAGTTGATCGGGTTCTGGACTCGCTTGAATTCAATCTGAGACGTAATCCACGCTATGACCATCGCACCGTGTTGGTTCATTTTGCTGTGAGTGCAGAGGAACAAGTGCAGCGGATTTCTGACCTAGGTGCCATCGTCAGCGGTAATCCTTACTACGTTACCGCCCTTGCAGACCAGTATTCTGATGTTGGTCTTGGGCCCGAAAGAGCGGATGCGATGGTCAGGTTGGGTGATATTTCGAGGGCTGGAATTCCCTGGTCACTGCATTCCGATATGCCGATGGCACCAGCTGATCCTCTTTTCCTGATGTGGTGTGCGGTAAACCGGGTGACAGCTTCAGGGCGTGTTGCGGGGCCGGATCAAAGGGTGGGCGTAGAAGATGCCTTGCGCGGCGTCACAATCGAGGCCGCGTTTTCATTGAAACTTGAAGATGAGATCGGCAGCATTGAACCCGGAAAGCGCGCTAACTTTACCATTCTAGACGACAACCCTCTTGCTGTGGACCCAATGAAAATCAGAGATGTTAAAGTTTGGGGCACCGTGATGGAGGGTCGGGTATTTCCGGTTGTAAAGAGCGAGCGAAAGGCCTCGGTCGTGCCACCCAGCAATGGTTTCGATGGTAAAGACGTCGACTTTGCACGTGCAACATTCGAGCATGCGCTCAAAGTTGCTCACTCACATCTTTAACTTTGGGTTTGGTGTTATGTGTTGAAGGACCACTCCTTTCATGGTGTCCGCGTTGGAGCGCAAATCAGACATTCTTCCGATCTTATAATCGCCCCGTTGACTCCATCTGCATAGCGCCTATAAGCGCGACTTCTATTGGTGTTGGTGGCCCCCGTGAGGGGATGCCTGTCGGGGGAGACCCAGAGGACAACGCCCTTTATAATTTAAAGGAGTACAGCCGTGACTAAACGCACCGCTGCCAAGCATAAACTAGACCGTCGTATGGGCGAAAACATCTGGGGCCGTCCTAAATCCCCAGTGAACCGCCGCGAATATGGCCCCGGCCAGCACGGCCAACGCCGTAAGGGCAAGATTTCCGATTTCGGCATCCAGTTGCGCGCCAAGCAGAAGCTCAAGGGCTACTACGGCGACCTGACCGAAAAGCAATTCCGCCGCATCTATGGCGAAGCTGAGCGTGTAAAAGGCGATACAGGTGAAAACTTGATTGGTCTGCTGGAGCGTCGTCTGGACGCTGTTGTTTACCGCGCCAAGTTCGTTGCCACTGTATTTGCAGCACGTCAGTTCGTGAACCACCGCCACGTCCGCGTGAACGGCAAGCTCGTGAACATTCCTTCTTACCGTGTAAAAGAAGGTGACGTGATCGAAGTACGTGACCGTTCCAAGCAGATGGTTGCTCTTATTGAAGCCACTCAGCTGCCAGAGCGCGATGTGCCTGATTACCTCGAAGTTGATCATTCCAAAATGTCCGCGAAATTCGTACGCACACCTACCTTGGGCGATGTGCCTTATCCGGTAATGATGGAGCCAAACCTCGTTGTGGAATTCTACGCGAAGAACTAATCTTCGCATAATGAATGTAGAAAGCCGCACGAGGGAGACCTCGGGCGGCTTTTTCATGACCGACGACTGAATAGCCGCCTATCTCATAATCAAAGACAGGAGACCCCAATGGACATGCCTTTTACCACCACGCGGATGCTGAACTTTGGTGATTGCGATATCTCGGGGACGGCCTATTTCCCGTCCTACCTCAACATCCTGAATGGCGTGAACGAAGAGTTCTGGCTGAACCTCGGCTTTCCTTGGGCAAAGATGATCTGGGAAGAACGCTGGGGCACGCCAACAGTGCATTTGGCCTCTAACTTTTCCAGCCCGTCCTTTTTTGGTGAAGAGCTGACATTTGCCGTCACGGTCATGAAGGTCGGCAAATCTTCGGTTACATTGCAGCATGACATCAGTTGCAAAGGCGAGAAACGCTGGGACAGCAAGCAGGTGTTGGCGGCGTCTGATTTGGACAAGCACATTTCGATTCCCTGGCCGGAGCCTGTAAGAATAGCGCTGATGGCTTGCCTAGAGGCGCAAAGCCAAGGCTAATCCCGCGCTCATATGCCACTGGCATCGCCCCTATGGGGGCGATAGAACGGCGCGAGCCAAACCGCGAGTATGCTGAGATGACAATTATGATTGAGCCACAGCCCGGTATTCTGGATATTGCCCTGTATCAGGGCGGTGCGAGCCATGTGGCCGGTGTGGATAATGCACTCAAGCTTAGCTCGAATGAAAACCCGTTTGGTCCGTCAGAGGCCGCTTTAGAAGCATACCGCCGCGCGGGTCAGCAGTTGCACCGCTATCCATCATCGGATCACTCAGGCCTGCGCACGGCGATTGCCGAAGTGCATGGGCTGGACGCAGATCGCGTGATTTGCGGGGCTGGATCAGATGAGATCATTGCGTTCTTGTGCCAAGCATATGCGGGGCCGGGCACAGAGGTCCTGCACACGGAACACGGCTTTGCGATGTACCGCATATCTGCGCTAGCTGCCGGAGCGACCCCTGTTGAAGTGCCGGAACGAGAACGTGTCACAGACGTCGACGCACTTCTTGAGGCCTGCACTGAAAGCACGCGCTTGGTGTTCCTGGCCAACCCTAATAACCCGACCGGCACAATGATCGGCCCAGCCGAGATCGCGCGCCTTGCAGATGGCTTGCCTGCCCAAGCGATCCTTGTGCTTGATGGGGCCTATGCCGAGTATGTCGACGGGTATGATGGCGGAGCAGCCTTGGTTGATGCCCGCCAAAACGTCGTGATGACGCGGACCTTCTCTAAGATTTATGGGCTGGGTGGCCTGCGTGTCGGATGGGGTTATGGACCTGCGTCAATCATAGACGTGCTCAACCGTGTGCGGGGCCCGTTTAATCTGTCCAATGCAGGGATCGCCGCTGCCGAAGCTGCGGTGCGCGATACAGCCTACGTTACCCATTGCCGGACCGAAAACAGCCGTCAACGCGGTTGGCTCGCCGAGGCATTGGCTGAAATTGGTGTTCCGTCTGATGTGTCTTGCGCGAATTTTGTGCTGGCCCGGTTCGCGTCCCCGAAGGAAGCAGCAGCGTGTAATGACTACCTTGCCGCGCAAGGTTTGATCGTGCGGATGGTGGCGGGGTATAATCTGCCAAACTGTTTGCGGATAACTGTTGGCGACGAAAGCGGGTGCCGCCGGGTGGCCCACGCCATCCGAACATTCAAGGAGGGCTGAGCCATGGCGCAGATTTATGACCGCGTGGCCCTTATTGGCCTTGGGCTAATTGCCTCATCGATGTTTTGGGCAATGAAACGTGCAGGCTCGGCAAACCATGTTAGTGGCTATGCACGCAGCGCAGAAACCCGCGAAACTGCCCGGAAAATCGGCCTGTGTGACAGTGTGCATGATGATATCTTGGATGCGGTTGCTGGTGCTGATCTTGTTGTGTTGTGTGTGCCGATTGGTGTGATGGGGTCTGTCATGGAACAGATCGCTGGCGTGCTGAAACCCGGGGCGACAGTGACCGACGTTGGGTCTGTCAAACGTGACGTTATCGAAAACGTCGCGCCACATGTACCTGAGGGTGTTCATTTTATCGCGGGCCACCCCCTAGCTGGGACTGAACATTCCGGACCTCGATCCGGCTTTGCCGAGCTGTTTGACAGCCGCTGGTGCTTACTGGTCCCACCAGAGGGGGCTGACCCGGTTGCTGTTCAAAGGCTACAACAATTTTGGGAATCTTTGGGCTCCAATGTCGAACAAATGGATGCCGATCACCACGATCTGGTGGTGGCCGTCACCAGCCATGCACCGCATCTGATCGCTTATACGATGGTTGGCGTGGCCGATGATTTGCGCCGGGTCACCGATAGTGAAGTGATCAAATATTCAGCAGGAGGCTTTCGCGATTTCACCCGCATCGCGGCCTCTGATCCCACGATGTGGCGCGATGTGTTTTTGACCAACAAAGACGCCACGCTGGAGATTCTTGGCCGCTTTACCGAAGAGTTATTTGCCTTGCAGCGCGCAATCCGCCAGGGCGATGGCGACTTTTTGCACGACTATTTCACCCGCACGCGTGCAATCCGTCGTGGAATCATCGAAGCGGGGCAGGATACCGACGCACCTGATTTTGGAAGAAAGAAATCATGAGAACGCTGTCTTTTGGCCTTTGTTTGATGGCGACTGTGTCTTGTGCGGGACCAGACGCTTCTAAACGTCCGGTACCACGCCCTGATCCCGCGCCAGTTGCAACGGAAGGCTCTGGGTTGGGATGGTCCCTGCGCCCCTTCTTGAGATCTAACGAAGCTGCAAAGACCGCGCGCACTCAGCGAAAGTTGTTGGAGCGCGGTGCCGTTTGCGGCGATTTGGCGATCCAGGGCGAAGCGATCGGCCGGGTCTCTGGCCGAATCTCAGCGTGCGGAATTGAGGATGCCGTCCGTGTAAGCGCGGTATCTGGTGTGGGGCTCAGTACACAGGCTGTGATGGATTGCACTACAGCTCGCGCTCTTAAGACATGGTTGGACGATTCCGCCAAACCCGCTTTGGCGAAAAAAGGTGGCGGGCTATCGCAGATAAAAGTTGCGGCGCATTATATCTGCCGAACCCGCAACAACAAAAAAGGCGGGAAAATCTCAGAGCATGGCAAAGGCCGCGCGATTGATATCTCTGCTTTCCGCCTCAAAGATGGCTCGGCCTTTAGTGTGCTCAATGGCTGGAACGCTAAGTCATCCAGCAAAGCGCTGCGACAGATGCACAAAGGTGCCTGCGGACCTTTCGGGACCGTACTTGGCCCTAACGC
It encodes the following:
- a CDS encoding acyl-CoA thioesterase, which translates into the protein MDMPFTTTRMLNFGDCDISGTAYFPSYLNILNGVNEEFWLNLGFPWAKMIWEERWGTPTVHLASNFSSPSFFGEELTFAVTVMKVGKSSVTLQHDISCKGEKRWDSKQVLAASDLDKHISIPWPEPVRIALMACLEAQSQG
- the hisC gene encoding histidinol-phosphate transaminase, with the translated sequence MTIMIEPQPGILDIALYQGGASHVAGVDNALKLSSNENPFGPSEAALEAYRRAGQQLHRYPSSDHSGLRTAIAEVHGLDADRVICGAGSDEIIAFLCQAYAGPGTEVLHTEHGFAMYRISALAAGATPVEVPERERVTDVDALLEACTESTRLVFLANPNNPTGTMIGPAEIARLADGLPAQAILVLDGAYAEYVDGYDGGAALVDARQNVVMTRTFSKIYGLGGLRVGWGYGPASIIDVLNRVRGPFNLSNAGIAAAEAAVRDTAYVTHCRTENSRQRGWLAEALAEIGVPSDVSCANFVLARFASPKEAAACNDYLAAQGLIVRMVAGYNLPNCLRITVGDESGCRRVAHAIRTFKEG
- a CDS encoding amidohydrolase translates to MSTINRRKFLRTSVAGATALTPLSAAFGQTGSLSELGTAIVPLPTVTVYTAREIVTLDPAKPSAEAVAVVNGRILLVGSLEDIQGILKGQRHQVDTTFSDQVIVPGFIAQHDHPLLAALTMSSEILSIEDWVLPSGTVPAVKDKADFVDRLTTAVEQRTDPAEPVVSWGYHPAFYGPLTREDLDAISSTQPILVWARSCHEMILNSAALAAGGVTSEVVDGFSATAQQQSEFLEGRFWEQGLFAVLPMIASLVATPERLQSGLELTRDYMHAKGITIGNEPGGILAKPVQDGINAVMSSPDMPFRWSFMPDAKTLVDTYPDDAQVIAETEKLESWYGGMTSLAPKQAKLFADGAIYSLLMQVRDPYLDGHTGEWMMDKDLFERAFRIYWDAGYQIHVHVNGDAGVDRVLDSLEFNLRRNPRYDHRTVLVHFAVSAEEQVQRISDLGAIVSGNPYYVTALADQYSDVGLGPERADAMVRLGDISRAGIPWSLHSDMPMAPADPLFLMWCAVNRVTASGRVAGPDQRVGVEDALRGVTIEAAFSLKLEDEIGSIEPGKRANFTILDDNPLAVDPMKIRDVKVWGTVMEGRVFPVVKSERKASVVPPSNGFDGKDVDFARATFEHALKVAHSHL
- the rpsD gene encoding 30S ribosomal protein S4, whose translation is MTKRTAAKHKLDRRMGENIWGRPKSPVNRREYGPGQHGQRRKGKISDFGIQLRAKQKLKGYYGDLTEKQFRRIYGEAERVKGDTGENLIGLLERRLDAVVYRAKFVATVFAARQFVNHRHVRVNGKLVNIPSYRVKEGDVIEVRDRSKQMVALIEATQLPERDVPDYLEVDHSKMSAKFVRTPTLGDVPYPVMMEPNLVVEFYAKN
- a CDS encoding prephenate/arogenate dehydrogenase family protein, producing the protein MAQIYDRVALIGLGLIASSMFWAMKRAGSANHVSGYARSAETRETARKIGLCDSVHDDILDAVAGADLVVLCVPIGVMGSVMEQIAGVLKPGATVTDVGSVKRDVIENVAPHVPEGVHFIAGHPLAGTEHSGPRSGFAELFDSRWCLLVPPEGADPVAVQRLQQFWESLGSNVEQMDADHHDLVVAVTSHAPHLIAYTMVGVADDLRRVTDSEVIKYSAGGFRDFTRIAASDPTMWRDVFLTNKDATLEILGRFTEELFALQRAIRQGDGDFLHDYFTRTRAIRRGIIEAGQDTDAPDFGRKKS
- a CDS encoding extensin-like domain-containing protein; the protein is MRTLSFGLCLMATVSCAGPDASKRPVPRPDPAPVATEGSGLGWSLRPFLRSNEAAKTARTQRKLLERGAVCGDLAIQGEAIGRVSGRISACGIEDAVRVSAVSGVGLSTQAVMDCTTARALKTWLDDSAKPALAKKGGGLSQIKVAAHYICRTRNNKKGGKISEHGKGRAIDISAFRLKDGSAFSVLNGWNAKSSSKALRQMHKGACGPFGTVLGPNADRHHRDHFHFDTARYRSGSYCR